From the unidentified bacterial endosymbiont genome, one window contains:
- a CDS encoding cytochrome ubiquinol oxidase subunit I: MFELDAFHLARIQFAFTVSFHILFPAITIGLASYLVVLEGMWLRTKNDVWRSLYHFWLKIFAVNFGMGVVSGLVMAYQFGTNWSGFSQFAGSITGPLLTYEVLTAFFLEAGFLGVMLFGWNKVGPGLHFFATCMVALGTLMSTFWILASNSWMHTPQGFSIENGQAIPEDWLAIIFNPSFPYRLIHMSIAAFLCSALFVGASGAWHLLHGNDTPAVRKMFSMAMWMALLVAPVQAIVGDMHGLNTLEHQPAKIAAIEGHWENPPGEATPLLLFGLPDMAEERTKYGLEIPALGSLILTHSLDKQVPALKDFPKEDRPNSPIVFWSFRIMVAMGLLMIALGALSLWLRYRHRLYLSRPFHWFALCMGPAGLLALLAGWVTTEVGRQPWVVYGYLRTIDAVSLHSTLQMSISLAAFLVVYCSVFGVGYVYLARLIKKGPQPVDTLTSDTLGTPARPLSAAESVPEQEKS; encoded by the coding sequence ATGTTCGAACTTGATGCATTTCATCTGGCCAGGATCCAATTCGCGTTTACCGTCTCTTTTCATATTCTTTTTCCGGCGATCACCATCGGTCTGGCCAGTTATCTGGTGGTACTCGAAGGGATGTGGCTTCGCACTAAAAACGACGTCTGGCGCTCGCTTTACCACTTTTGGCTCAAGATATTCGCCGTGAATTTCGGTATGGGCGTCGTCTCCGGGCTGGTCATGGCCTACCAGTTTGGTACCAACTGGAGCGGATTCTCTCAATTTGCGGGCAGTATTACCGGCCCGTTGCTGACCTATGAAGTACTCACCGCGTTCTTCCTCGAAGCCGGTTTTCTCGGCGTGATGCTGTTTGGCTGGAACAAGGTCGGGCCTGGGCTACACTTTTTTGCCACCTGCATGGTGGCGCTGGGTACGCTGATGTCGACGTTCTGGATCCTCGCGTCCAACAGCTGGATGCACACCCCGCAGGGCTTTAGCATCGAGAACGGCCAGGCGATCCCCGAGGACTGGCTGGCGATTATCTTTAACCCCTCCTTTCCTTATCGTCTTATCCATATGTCTATCGCCGCGTTCCTGTGCAGCGCGTTGTTTGTTGGCGCCTCCGGCGCCTGGCATCTGCTGCACGGCAACGATACGCCCGCAGTCAGAAAAATGTTCTCCATGGCGATGTGGATGGCGCTGCTGGTTGCCCCCGTTCAGGCCATCGTTGGCGATATGCATGGCCTGAATACGCTTGAGCACCAGCCCGCCAAAATTGCAGCCATTGAAGGACACTGGGAGAACCCGCCCGGGGAAGCAACACCGCTGCTGCTGTTTGGCCTACCGGATATGGCCGAAGAACGGACAAAATATGGGCTTGAGATCCCCGCGCTGGGAAGTCTGATCCTCACGCACAGTCTGGATAAACAGGTCCCGGCGCTGAAAGATTTCCCAAAAGAAGACCGCCCGAACTCGCCGATTGTTTTTTGGTCGTTCCGCATCATGGTGGCAATGGGGTTACTGATGATCGCCCTCGGCGCGCTTAGCCTCTGGCTACGTTACCGGCATCGGCTGTACCTTTCGCGGCCTTTCCACTGGTTTGCGCTCTGTATGGGTCCCGCCGGTCTGCTGGCGCTGCTGGCGGGTTGGGTCACGACGGAAGTGGGTCGCCAGCCGTGGGTGGTTTATGGCTACCTGCGCACCATAGACGCGGTATCCCTGCACAGCACCCTGCAGATGAGTATCAGCCTTGCGGCCTTCCTGGTGGTCTACTGCTCGGTGTTCGGCGTAGGCTATGTCTATCTCGCCCGTCTTATCAAAAAAGGGCCGCAGCCGGTGGATACGTTAACCTCTGATACCCTGGGCACCCCTGCCCGTCCCCTTTCTGCCGCGGAGTCAGTCCCGGAACAGGAGAAAAGCTGA
- a CDS encoding DUF421 domain-containing protein gives MDMVFRALAIYLFLVVVFKVAGRRALLQMTSFDLILLLIISEATQQALLGQDFSVTGAMITITTLVVVDIIFGLMKKYFSSVENILDGTPVILVENGVPLTDKLKKVDVSCDDILVSARQNNGITELGKIKYAILERNGHISIIPFESHEAS, from the coding sequence ATGGATATGGTCTTTCGTGCTCTGGCGATCTATCTTTTTCTGGTTGTGGTATTCAAAGTAGCCGGACGACGCGCATTATTGCAGATGACCAGTTTCGATCTCATTTTGCTATTAATCATCAGTGAAGCGACCCAGCAGGCCCTGCTCGGGCAAGATTTTTCCGTTACCGGGGCGATGATAACTATCACCACGCTGGTGGTGGTGGATATTATATTTGGCTTAATGAAAAAATATTTTTCTTCCGTTGAGAATATTCTTGACGGCACGCCGGTCATTTTGGTGGAGAATGGGGTCCCCTTAACGGATAAGCTGAAAAAAGTCGATGTTTCATGTGATGATATCCTGGTTTCGGCGCGGCAGAATAATGGGATAACCGAGCTGGGGAAGATAAAATATGCCATTCTTGAACGCAATGGCCATATCTCAATTATTCCTTTTGAATCACATGAGGCCTCTTAA
- a CDS encoding ferritin-like domain-containing protein translates to MNMKSLEDVFIHLLSDTYSAEKQLTRALSKLSREASSEQLSAAFKAHLDETHGQIERIDQIIEQEQGLKIKRMKCVAMEGLIEEANEVIESTEKNEIRDAALIAAAQKVEHYEIASYGTLATLAEQLGYKKAVKLLAETLEEEKETDLKLTDLAVGNINTKAHK, encoded by the coding sequence ATGAATATGAAATCACTTGAAGATGTATTTATCCACCTGTTATCGGATACCTACAGCGCAGAAAAGCAGCTGACCCGCGCATTAAGTAAACTCTCACGCGAAGCCTCCAGCGAACAGCTTAGCGCCGCGTTCAAAGCCCACCTGGACGAGACACACGGTCAGATCGAACGTATTGATCAGATCATCGAACAAGAACAGGGCCTTAAAATCAAACGGATGAAGTGCGTGGCAATGGAAGGTTTAATTGAAGAAGCCAATGAAGTGATCGAAAGCACTGAAAAAAATGAAATTCGTGATGCCGCTTTAATTGCCGCAGCGCAAAAAGTGGAGCATTACGAAATAGCCAGCTACGGTACCCTCGCAACCCTGGCCGAACAATTAGGATATAAAAAGGCGGTAAAACTTCTTGCCGAAACGCTGGAAGAGGAAAAAGAGACCGACCTTAAATTAACCGATCTTGCGGTTGGAAATATTAATACCAAAGCGCATAAATAA
- a CDS encoding general stress protein, with the protein MAEHRGGSGNFAEDREKASDAGRKGGQQSGGNFKNDPQRASEAGKKGGQNSHGGGRKSDNS; encoded by the coding sequence ATGGCAGAGCATCGTGGTGGTTCCGGTAATTTCGCTGAAGATCGTGAAAAAGCATCTGACGCTGGCCGTAAAGGTGGTCAGCAGAGCGGGGGTAATTTCAAAAACGACCCGCAACGCGCATCTGAAGCAGGAAAAAAAGGCGGGCAGAACAGTCACGGCGGAGGCCGTAAATCTGATAACTCCTGA
- a CDS encoding YdeI family stress tolerance OB fold protein has product MKLIVISALLIFLVPAAWAENNGGLQKGEAPPPPHALDSGYRGTDDARIMTIDQAKEMHDGASISLRGNLIDGSGDKYMFQDKTGKIDVIIPKAVFDDRTVKPDHMISISGSLDKKSSPPVVRVDHLQK; this is encoded by the coding sequence ATGAAATTAATAGTTATTTCCGCATTGTTGATATTTCTGGTTCCCGCCGCGTGGGCAGAAAATAACGGTGGGTTACAAAAAGGTGAAGCGCCCCCGCCTCCCCATGCCCTCGACAGCGGTTATCGCGGTACCGATGATGCCCGAATTATGACCATCGACCAGGCGAAAGAAATGCACGACGGCGCCTCAATTTCACTGCGCGGAAATCTCATTGATGGCAGCGGTGATAAATACATGTTCCAGGATAAAACAGGAAAAATCGACGTTATTATTCCAAAGGCCGTTTTTGATGACCGGACCGTGAAACCGGACCATATGATCAGTATTAGCGGTTCGCTGGATAAAAAATCATCCCCACCGGTGGTACGCGTCGACCATTTGCAAAAATAA
- a CDS encoding 2-oxo-tetronate isomerase — protein MNNLAHDNHTTIAELTKKLARKLTGLDLRLTTAESCTGGKLSVALCAEENTAEFYDVGLVVFSDAAKERILGVRPETLARFTAVSEETVTEMAASIRELAQADVSIAISGYAGPEGGEDGTAAGTVCFAWNLQGHTETSTVLFSGECQDVVEKAVQHALAEIVQKLTQHKRKEPAA, from the coding sequence ATGAATAATCTTGCGCATGATAACCATACCACCATTGCTGAACTCACCAAAAAGCTGGCACGTAAATTAACCGGTCTTGATTTACGGTTGACCACCGCAGAATCCTGCACCGGTGGGAAGCTCTCCGTGGCGCTCTGCGCTGAAGAGAATACGGCTGAGTTTTATGACGTGGGGCTGGTGGTCTTCAGCGACGCCGCGAAGGAGCGGATCCTCGGCGTTCGGCCAGAAACCCTGGCGCGCTTTACTGCCGTCAGTGAAGAAACCGTCACCGAAATGGCCGCGAGTATTCGTGAGCTGGCGCAGGCTGACGTCAGTATCGCAATTAGTGGCTATGCCGGGCCGGAAGGCGGTGAAGACGGCACCGCAGCAGGCACCGTCTGCTTCGCCTGGAACTTACAAGGCCATACTGAAACCAGTACCGTACTGTTTTCCGGTGAGTGTCAGGACGTGGTGGAAAAGGCGGTGCAACATGCCCTGGCGGAAATAGTACAAAAACTGACCCAGCACAAGCGTAAGGAGCCCGCTGCTTAA
- a CDS encoding LysR substrate-binding domain-containing protein, whose amino-acid sequence MEKNGLFSQRIRLRHLHTFVAVAQQGTLGRAAETLNLSQPALSKTLNELEQLTGTRLFDRGRMGAQLTLVGEQFLTHAVNVLDALNTAGQALHRKQEQAPEIVRVGALPTAALGILPAVVGHFHKHQPHTTLQVATMNNTMLLAGLKSGELDLGIGRMSDPELMTGLNYELLFLESLRLVVRPQHPLLKDTVTLSRVMEWPVVVSPKGTVPRQNAETLLQLQGCTMPSGCIETLSASLSRQLTVDFDYVWFVPSGAVKEDLRQGILTALPVTSPGAGEPIGILTRVDVPLSPGARTLLSAIRKSMPA is encoded by the coding sequence ATGGAAAAAAATGGTCTTTTCAGTCAGCGCATACGCTTGCGCCATTTGCATACATTTGTGGCCGTCGCTCAACAGGGAACGCTGGGGCGAGCGGCTGAAACCCTTAACCTTAGTCAACCGGCCCTGTCAAAAACCCTGAACGAACTGGAACAACTCACCGGAACCCGCCTCTTCGACCGGGGTCGCATGGGTGCGCAGTTGACCCTGGTCGGTGAACAGTTCCTCACCCATGCAGTGAACGTTCTGGATGCGCTCAACACCGCCGGTCAGGCGCTGCATCGTAAACAGGAACAGGCTCCGGAGATCGTGCGCGTCGGGGCGCTCCCTACGGCCGCGCTGGGTATTCTGCCTGCCGTTGTCGGCCATTTTCATAAACATCAGCCCCACACCACTCTCCAGGTCGCCACCATGAATAACACAATGCTGCTCGCGGGGTTAAAATCTGGCGAGCTGGACCTGGGTATTGGCAGAATGTCCGATCCGGAACTGATGACCGGTCTTAATTATGAACTGCTGTTCCTGGAATCGCTCAGGCTGGTGGTGCGCCCTCAGCACCCTCTGCTCAAGGATACAGTCACCCTGAGCCGGGTGATGGAGTGGCCCGTCGTGGTATCACCAAAAGGCACCGTCCCGCGGCAGAATGCCGAAACGTTATTGCAACTGCAAGGATGCACGATGCCGTCAGGCTGTATTGAAACGCTTTCGGCCTCACTGTCTCGCCAGCTGACCGTCGATTTCGACTACGTCTGGTTTGTCCCTTCCGGCGCGGTGAAAGAGGATCTGCGCCAGGGTATCCTCACTGCGCTGCCGGTGACCTCGCCAGGAGCCGGAGAACCTATCGGCATCCTGACCCGCGTTGACGTCCCTCTCTCCCCGGGGGCCAGGACGCTATTGAGTGCCATACGCAAATCCATGCCTGCCTGA
- a CDS encoding ferritin-like domain-containing protein, producing the protein MNPVEHYHDWLRDAHAMEKQAESMLESMASRIDNYPDVRARIEQHIHETKRQITVLEEILDRNDISRSVLKDSMSKMAALGQSIGGMFPSDEIVKGSISGYVFEQFEIACYTSLLAAARQACDTASVPAIETILAEEREMADWLLQHIPQTTEQFLLRSDADGVEAKK; encoded by the coding sequence ATGAATCCCGTAGAACATTACCATGACTGGCTACGCGATGCCCATGCGATGGAAAAGCAGGCGGAATCTATGCTGGAATCGATGGCCAGCCGTATTGATAATTATCCTGATGTACGCGCCCGCATTGAGCAACATATTCATGAAACAAAACGGCAAATTACAGTGCTGGAGGAAATTCTCGACCGTAACGATATTTCGCGTTCGGTTTTAAAAGATTCCATGAGCAAGATGGCGGCACTTGGCCAGTCTATCGGGGGTATGTTCCCCTCCGATGAAATCGTGAAAGGCTCCATTAGCGGCTACGTCTTCGAACAGTTCGAAATCGCCTGTTATACCTCCCTGCTGGCCGCCGCCAGACAGGCGTGTGATACCGCCTCGGTGCCCGCCATTGAGACAATCCTTGCTGAAGAGCGCGAAATGGCCGACTGGCTGCTCCAGCATATTCCGCAAACGACGGAACAGTTCTTGCTGCGCTCTGACGCAGATGGCGTGGAAGCGAAAAAATAA
- a CDS encoding glucose/quinate/shikimate family membrane-bound PQQ-dependent dehydrogenase, giving the protein MAFGSAPQGIPRILQWLLAGLMALIGLAVGGLGFKLVTVGGSGYFLIMGVVMVIAAILIFRNRTSGIVLYSVAFIASLFWAVSDAGWDFWPLFSRLFTFAVLAFLCALVWPFLRAANTHAPVNKAPAFGVAAVLAVAMLVSLGWMFKPQTLVAANEAVPVKPVAPGEEQKNWEHWGNTTHGDRFAALDQINKQNINELQVAWVAHTGDIPQSNGSGAEDQNTPLQIGDTLYVCTPYSKVLALDVDSGKEKWRYDSKATAPNWQRCRGLGYFEDHSNVTTSQIETQSAACPRRLFLPTTDARLIAINADTGKACEDFGDRGTVDLSAGMGEIKPGYYQQTSTPLVAGNVVVVGGRVADNFSTGEPPGVVRAYDVHTGKLAWAWDPGNPSLTGLPPEGETYTRGTPNVWSAMSYDAKLNLIYLPTGNATPDFWAGERTALDDKYSSSIVAVDATSGQVRWHFQTTHHDLWDFDLPSQPLLYDLPDGKGGTTPVLVQTSKQGMIFMLNRETGKPVAKVEERPVPAGNVAGERYSPTQPYSVGMPMIGNQTLTESDMWGATPVDLLLCRIQFKEMRHQGVFTPPGLDRSLQFPGSLGGMNWGSVSVDPNNGLMFVNDMRLGLANYMVPRANVAKDASGIEMGIVPMDGTPFGAMRERFLSPLGIPCQKPPFGTLSAVDLKSGKLVWQVPVGTVEDTGPLGIRMHMPIPIGMPTLGASLSTQSGLLFFAGTQDFYLRAFDTATGKEIWKDRLPVGSQSGPMTYVSPKTGKQYIIINAGGARQSPDRGDYVIAYALPDKK; this is encoded by the coding sequence ATGGCATTTGGTAGCGCGCCGCAAGGGATCCCCCGGATCCTGCAGTGGCTCCTTGCCGGACTGATGGCGCTCATCGGTCTGGCGGTTGGCGGCCTGGGCTTTAAGCTCGTCACAGTAGGCGGAAGTGGGTACTTCCTGATTATGGGCGTGGTGATGGTGATTGCAGCCATCCTGATTTTCCGCAACCGCACCAGTGGCATTGTGCTTTATAGCGTTGCGTTTATCGCCTCGCTGTTCTGGGCAGTCAGCGACGCCGGCTGGGATTTCTGGCCGCTGTTCTCGCGTTTATTTACCTTCGCCGTGCTGGCGTTCTTATGTGCCCTTGTCTGGCCATTCCTGCGCGCGGCAAACACGCACGCCCCGGTTAACAAGGCGCCGGCATTTGGCGTTGCCGCCGTGCTCGCCGTGGCGATGCTGGTCAGTCTGGGCTGGATGTTTAAGCCCCAGACGCTGGTTGCCGCCAATGAGGCTGTACCGGTCAAACCCGTCGCGCCCGGTGAGGAGCAAAAAAACTGGGAGCACTGGGGTAACACCACCCATGGCGATCGCTTCGCCGCGCTGGATCAGATCAACAAGCAGAACATTAACGAGCTGCAGGTCGCCTGGGTCGCGCACACGGGGGATATTCCACAGAGCAACGGTTCTGGCGCGGAAGATCAAAATACCCCGCTGCAGATCGGCGACACGCTGTATGTCTGTACCCCGTACAGCAAAGTGCTGGCGCTGGACGTTGACTCTGGTAAAGAGAAATGGCGTTACGATTCGAAAGCCACGGCACCAAACTGGCAGCGTTGCCGTGGTCTGGGCTACTTCGAAGATCACTCTAACGTGACAACGTCACAAATAGAGACGCAGTCTGCGGCCTGCCCGCGTCGTCTCTTCCTGCCGACTACCGATGCGCGCCTGATTGCAATTAATGCCGACACCGGTAAAGCCTGTGAAGACTTTGGCGATCGCGGTACGGTTGACCTGAGCGCTGGTATGGGTGAAATCAAACCAGGCTACTATCAACAAACCTCTACGCCGCTGGTGGCCGGGAATGTGGTGGTGGTCGGTGGTCGCGTAGCGGATAACTTCTCCACCGGCGAACCGCCAGGAGTGGTGCGTGCTTATGACGTGCATACCGGTAAACTGGCATGGGCATGGGATCCGGGTAATCCGAGCCTGACCGGCCTGCCGCCGGAAGGAGAGACGTATACACGCGGTACGCCTAACGTCTGGTCTGCGATGTCCTACGACGCCAAACTGAACCTGATTTATCTGCCAACCGGTAACGCTACCCCAGACTTCTGGGCGGGTGAACGTACTGCGCTTGATGATAAATACAGCTCTTCTATTGTGGCCGTTGATGCAACTAGCGGTCAGGTTCGCTGGCACTTCCAGACCACCCATCACGATCTCTGGGACTTTGACCTGCCTTCTCAGCCGCTGCTGTACGATCTGCCAGACGGCAAAGGTGGCACGACGCCGGTACTGGTGCAAACCAGCAAACAGGGCATGATTTTCATGCTCAACCGCGAAACCGGCAAACCGGTTGCGAAGGTTGAAGAGCGTCCTGTTCCGGCCGGGAATGTTGCAGGTGAACGTTATTCGCCTACTCAACCCTATTCTGTTGGCATGCCGATGATCGGCAACCAGACGCTGACCGAATCCGACATGTGGGGCGCAACCCCGGTTGACCTCCTGCTGTGCCGTATTCAGTTTAAAGAGATGCGTCATCAGGGCGTATTCACCCCCCCGGGTCTGGATCGTTCTCTGCAGTTCCCGGGATCGCTCGGCGGTATGAACTGGGGCAGCGTGTCGGTTGACCCAAATAACGGCCTGATGTTTGTTAACGATATGCGACTGGGGCTGGCGAACTACATGGTTCCTCGCGCCAATGTTGCCAAAGATGCCAGCGGTATCGAGATGGGTATTGTGCCGATGGATGGCACGCCGTTCGGTGCGATGCGTGAACGCTTTCTGTCTCCGCTGGGCATTCCTTGCCAGAAGCCGCCTTTTGGTACTCTGTCTGCGGTGGATCTTAAATCTGGCAAGCTGGTGTGGCAGGTTCCGGTCGGCACGGTAGAAGACACTGGCCCGCTGGGCATTCGCATGCATATGCCTATTCCAATCGGGATGCCAACGCTGGGCGCGTCCCTCTCCACGCAGTCTGGCCTGCTGTTCTTTGCCGGTACGCAGGACTTCTACCTGCGCGCGTTTGATACCGCGACCGGGAAAGAGATCTGGAAAGACCGTCTGCCAGTGGGCAGCCAGTCCGGCCCGATGACTTACGTTTCACCGAAAACGGGTAAACAGTACATCATCATTAACGCCGGTGGCGCGCGTCAGTCACCGGACCGTGGTGACTACGTTATTGCCTACGCGTTACCGGATAAGAAGTAA
- a CDS encoding SDR family oxidoreductase, with product MSDTQQSTNAYPQPPFPEQPQTPPGLASEMQPVPDHGEQSYRGHGRLTGKKALITGGDSGIGRAVAIAYAREGADVAINYLPQEEQDAAQVIALIKAEGRTAVALPGDIRDETFCQTLVEDAVAKLGGLDILVNNAGRQQYRETLEELTTEDFDATFKTNVYAPFWITKAALRHLKASAAIINTSSVQAAKPSAILLDYAQTKACLAVFTKALAKQLGPRGIRVNAVAPGPYWTVLQSSGGQPQEKVKEFGGTTPLGRPGQPVEIAPLYVTLASDECSYTSGQVWCSDGGDGVL from the coding sequence ATGAGTGATACCCAACAATCCACAAACGCCTACCCGCAGCCCCCGTTTCCGGAACAGCCGCAAACGCCGCCCGGACTGGCCTCTGAAATGCAGCCCGTACCCGACCATGGTGAGCAAAGTTACCGGGGGCACGGTCGCCTGACGGGCAAGAAAGCGCTGATCACCGGCGGTGATTCCGGGATTGGCCGCGCAGTGGCGATTGCCTATGCCCGTGAAGGCGCGGATGTCGCCATCAACTATCTTCCGCAAGAAGAGCAAGATGCAGCCCAGGTTATTGCCCTGATCAAAGCGGAAGGACGTACAGCCGTCGCCCTGCCGGGGGATATTCGGGATGAGACCTTTTGCCAGACGCTGGTCGAGGATGCCGTCGCGAAATTGGGCGGGCTGGATATTCTGGTGAATAACGCCGGTCGTCAGCAGTACCGGGAGACGCTGGAAGAGCTGACGACGGAAGATTTTGACGCGACGTTCAAAACCAACGTCTACGCGCCATTCTGGATAACCAAAGCCGCCCTGCGCCACCTTAAGGCGTCCGCCGCCATCATCAATACCTCGTCGGTGCAGGCGGCAAAACCGAGCGCAATCCTGCTCGATTACGCCCAGACCAAAGCCTGCCTGGCGGTGTTCACTAAAGCTTTGGCTAAACAGCTCGGTCCACGCGGGATCCGCGTCAACGCCGTTGCGCCAGGCCCTTACTGGACGGTACTGCAGTCCAGCGGCGGGCAACCGCAGGAGAAAGTGAAAGAGTTCGGGGGCACGACGCCGCTGGGCCGTCCGGGGCAGCCCGTTGAGATCGCACCTTTGTATGTCACGCTGGCCTCCGACGAGTGCTCTTACACCTCAGGCCAGGTGTGGTGTTCGGATGGCGGCGACGGGGTACTGTAA
- a CDS encoding manganese catalase family protein, whose protein sequence is MFRHVKQLQYTVRVAEPNPGLANLLLEQFGGPQGELAAACRYFTQGLSDDDPGRKDMLMDIATEELSHLEIIGTLVAMLNKGAKGQLAEGVENEAELYRSMTENGNDSHITSLLYGGGTPLTNSAGVPWTAAYVDTIGEPTADLRSNVAAEARAKIIYERLINVTDDPGVKDTLAFLMTREAAHQLSFEKALQSIRNNFPPGKLPPIEEYTNKYYNMSEGEDVRGSWNSDKHFEYVESPQPAVDGGEGSASVTLTTEQATLLKAMAARTKSDPNADPLTGAELGAGKKKP, encoded by the coding sequence ATGTTCCGACACGTTAAGCAATTACAGTATACGGTTCGCGTTGCTGAACCGAATCCGGGCCTGGCTAATCTTCTGCTTGAGCAATTTGGCGGTCCACAGGGTGAACTGGCCGCCGCCTGTCGCTATTTTACACAAGGGTTAAGCGACGACGATCCGGGGCGTAAAGATATGCTCATGGATATCGCCACGGAAGAGTTAAGTCACCTGGAAATTATTGGTACCCTCGTGGCGATGCTGAACAAAGGGGCAAAAGGCCAACTGGCGGAAGGCGTCGAAAATGAAGCAGAGCTTTATCGTTCCATGACTGAAAATGGCAACGACAGCCACATTACCTCTCTGCTTTACGGTGGCGGAACGCCGCTGACCAACTCTGCCGGCGTTCCCTGGACCGCCGCCTACGTGGACACCATTGGAGAACCTACGGCGGACCTGCGCTCAAACGTCGCGGCCGAAGCCCGAGCCAAAATTATCTATGAACGGCTCATCAATGTGACCGACGACCCGGGCGTGAAAGATACCCTGGCGTTTCTGATGACCCGTGAGGCGGCGCATCAGCTCTCTTTCGAGAAAGCGTTGCAGTCCATCCGCAATAATTTCCCGCCCGGTAAACTGCCGCCCATCGAGGAATACACCAACAAGTACTACAATATGTCTGAAGGCGAAGACGTTCGTGGTAGCTGGAACAGTGATAAACATTTTGAATACGTGGAATCACCTCAGCCTGCCGTGGACGGTGGTGAGGGTAGCGCCAGCGTAACCCTGACGACAGAGCAAGCCACGCTACTTAAGGCAATGGCTGCGCGGACCAAGTCCGACCCTAATGCCGACCCGCTAACAGGCGCTGAACTTGGCGCGGGTAAGAAAAAACCGTAA
- the cydB gene encoding cytochrome d ubiquinol oxidase subunit II, with amino-acid sequence MGIDIPVIWFAIIVFATLMYIIMDGFDLGIGMLFSFVNDAKERDVMVNSVAPVWDGNETWLVLGGAGLFGAFPLAYAVITDALTLPLTAMLMGLIFRGVAFEFRFKATPSHRKFWDYAFAGGSFVATFSQGIVVGAMINGFDVEGRRFAGSSLDWLTPFNLFCGFGLMVAYTLLATTWLIMKSEGALQNHMRVLTRKVLLALMAVIAVVSVWTPLGWQYVAERWFTLPNVFWFLPVPLLVGLFSLLIWRLTRNPASHTRPFLLTLGLIFLGFSGLGISLWPNIIPPHITLWDAAAPPASQLFMLVGTLLIVPVILVYTAWSYYVFRGKVSDTEGYH; translated from the coding sequence ATGGGCATTGATATTCCGGTAATCTGGTTTGCTATCATCGTTTTCGCCACCCTGATGTACATCATCATGGATGGTTTCGACCTTGGGATAGGAATGCTGTTCAGCTTCGTGAATGATGCAAAAGAACGCGATGTGATGGTCAACAGCGTGGCGCCGGTCTGGGATGGAAACGAAACCTGGCTGGTCCTTGGCGGAGCGGGGTTATTCGGCGCCTTTCCGCTGGCCTATGCGGTGATTACCGACGCGCTCACCCTCCCCCTTACCGCCATGCTGATGGGGCTTATCTTTCGCGGTGTCGCCTTTGAATTCCGTTTTAAAGCCACGCCGTCGCACCGCAAGTTCTGGGACTACGCCTTTGCCGGAGGCTCATTTGTTGCCACCTTCAGCCAGGGAATAGTTGTCGGGGCGATGATCAACGGCTTCGACGTTGAAGGGCGACGCTTTGCGGGTTCATCTCTCGACTGGCTGACGCCGTTTAATCTGTTTTGTGGATTTGGGCTGATGGTGGCCTACACCCTGCTGGCGACCACCTGGCTTATCATGAAGAGCGAAGGGGCACTGCAAAACCACATGCGTGTATTAACCCGAAAAGTGCTGCTGGCGCTGATGGCCGTTATCGCGGTGGTGAGCGTCTGGACGCCGCTCGGCTGGCAGTATGTGGCCGAGCGCTGGTTTACCCTGCCTAACGTCTTTTGGTTCCTGCCGGTTCCTCTTCTGGTAGGCCTCTTTAGCCTGTTGATTTGGCGGCTAACGCGCAACCCCGCCAGCCACACGCGCCCTTTCCTGCTCACGCTCGGGCTGATCTTCCTTGGGTTTAGCGGGCTGGGCATCAGCCTGTGGCCTAACATCATTCCACCGCATATTACGCTGTGGGATGCTGCCGCCCCGCCTGCCAGCCAACTTTTTATGCTGGTCGGCACGCTGCTGATCGTGCCGGTGATTCTGGTTTACACCGCCTGGAGCTACTACGTCTTCCGGGGAAAAGTGTCGGATACCGAAGGTTATCATTAA